The stretch of DNA CGTGCACGCGACGGGTATCGCCTGTGCCTGAATGGGAGTAGGAACCTTGAATTTCATCCGGTCCAGCGCTTCCAGCAGGGCAGGCGCGATGCCTAGCCCGTAAAAGCCTGTTCCGGGAGTTTTTTTATTTTCTGTCATATGATATTATCGCATAAATCGAAAGGGTTCGCCCTATTCTATTTGCCGTGCGCGCTGAAATCCCGGCCGGCCGCAAGCGGCATCACATAAACCGCGGGATCGGAAACTGACGGAGTAAATCCCATCCGCCGCATATACCCGCAATGCAGCGGCGAGGGATTGCGGAACACAAACTCCCTGATGCCGGACCGTATGAAATCCCGGTACCCGGTATGGAACAGAAACCGCGCGTTCGACAGGTCACGATAGGCCGCTATGGCATAATCCAGCCGGATCCGGGCGGTTCCGTCGCCTTCGTCGTCGTAAATGAACAGGCCGACCGGCGTAAGATTGCGCAGAATGAAAACGCAGGTCGGAGCGGCCAGTTCCGCCAGCGAAAAACCGGGGAAGAATTTTTCGATATCCTCGCCGTAAATTTCAAGAAACTTGGCGAGAAACACCTTGTCGTCGGCGGGCACGTTGAGCATGCTGAAGAAATCCTTGCGCGATTTAAGCGCCCACAGGTAATACGCGTCCACAAACACGATAAACAGATTCACCGCCGCCACCGGCCAGGCGCGCAGCACAATCCCGTAAACCGTGAGAGCGGCGGCGCCAAGCAGATTAAGCCACCGCAAACGCCAGATATTGCTCATCATAAGCGAGATGGCGATAAGCACGGAAGCAAGATATCCGATAAATTCAGTCACTGCCGGTTCTCCTTTTTTTCATTTTTTCATAAGACAGACCGGGCGCGGTTGTCGTCCCGGATTTTTGATCCGGATACAGTTTATAATATGCGGACCGGCATGGGAATAACCGCCGTCAGCCGCGCGGCTTAAGGCGGATGCCGCGGATTCAGGCCGCCGCGCCGACCGTAAAAATCTTCTGTCAGTTCCACCCGCAACCCGGCGCAGCGGCGGAGTTTCCGCCCGGCCTGAACCGCGCGGCCGCGCCGTGTAATTCTACAGCCGGCAGACATCTGCCCCGCAACGGAGCCAAAGTGTTATAATCTGGTATCATTCCAGCAAAAGGATCCGCCATGAAACCGCTCCAGCTAAGCTACATTTACCTCGTGATCGCCATCATCTGCGAAGCCATAGCCACCAGCGCGCTTAAAAGCGCGGAAGGGTTCACCCGGCTGACGCCAAGCGTTATCGTCATCGTCGGCTATGCGATATCGTTTTATCTTCTGAGCATGGTGCTTAAAACCATACCGGTAGGCATCACCTACGCGACCTGGTCGGGGCTGGGAGTGCTGCTGGTTTCCATAATAGGCATAGTGGCTTTCAAACAGATACCCGACACCGCGGCCGTTATCGGCATGTCCCTGATAGTCGGAGGCATTCTGGTGATGCATGTTTTTTCCAAAACCCTGCATCAGTAAGCAATTGCCCGGCGCGCGCTCCGAGTTTCTCCGCATATGGCATGAGGCTATGCTCGCGTTCAACCCGTCAAAATACCGCTTTCCGGTATTTCACCGGCATCATGAACTGATAATGAATCCGATATGCGTTATGTTCGCTCTTGCCGACCGCTCCCATATCCTCCAATCATGCCAAATGGAAGTTCGCGCGGCAAGCCGGCGCGGAATTAGCAAGTTAAAACCCGGCACGGCGGCATTTTCAGTTCGGTTACTTCAATAAATGTGATCCTGTCTGCAACCTTGTCCGCAAGCTCGCTTTTGAAGCTGTCTGAATCTCGTCGCGCAAGCCTATATCCGCTGCCGGCAATCCTGTGCCGTTTATTTTCAATGCCGAAAACAAGCCGGGCACAGGATCTGCCTTTGCGGTTGGCCTCGTTACTGAGCGCGGAGAAATATTTTCAGATTTTATGAAAATCGAAAGTTTCTTTCGCTTCTTTAAACTCAACAATTCCAGTTTTCAACCGGCATATTGCGGAGCTTGTCCGGCAGTTCTGCCAGCTGTTAAGCCGGCATGACACAGGCTCGGTTACGGAAGCCGCTTCTGCATCTCGGTGCGTTCGCGCACAAGCGCGCCGGTGCCGATGACCGAACCGTCCTCTCCGCGCAGCACCCAGCCGGTAATGAGGACCGGTAAAATCCTGCCGGTCCGGGTTTCATAATCTTTTTCGAAAGTGACAAATTCCTGCGTCCGCGCGAGCCGGGCCTGCCCGCCTTTCATCGAGTACCAGTCGTCCGGAGCGAGTTCGACGGCGCTCAGCTCCTGCAGCTGGCTGGAAGTGTAACCCATCATGTCGAAATAGCGGAAACTGGCGTCAACAAGATTGCCGTTCCTGTCATTCATCACCACGCCGGCCAGCAGAGTTTCCTCGTAGGCGGTATACCGGAACTTCAGATCGGTATAATCACCGCCGCTGTCAATCTGCCTCATCATTTCCGTCTGCATGGCTTTAAGCCTTGCTTCCGGCGCGGCCGGCGCTTCTTCCACCGGCCGGTTATAAGCGCACCCCCCGGCCAGAAACAGCGCGGCGATAAACATCAAACCGGATTTCTTCATAAACTCTCCTTTAAAAGTTCCCGCCTGCAAAATATCCCGGGCGCTAACGCGCTTTCCTGCGACCGTTATACGAAGCCGCCGGTGCGGACGCCGGCGCGCCGGATTCCACCAGCCACCCGCGCGCGGTGACCATTTTATCAAGCTCTTCGAACAGTTTCTCGCCCAGCGCGACGCAAAACTCGGTCTGCACAAGCGTTTTCTTCTCTTTCGAATATTCCAGCACTATGTAAACCGGCGTATCGCCGCGGTGCCTGTGAAAAAGTCCCGCCAGCGATCTGATCCGCTCCTCAGGCGCGACCGCCGGCAGTTTAACCTTCAGGCACCGCCCGTAACGCGATATGGCCTGCGCGACCGGCACCACCTCGTCGGCCACGATTTCCACTTCCGGCGGGTCGGAATCGGGCCGCACGCTCACGCGCCCGGTTATGGCGACCACGCTGTCGGTTTTAATGGCGGCCGCGCAGTCGGGATAATTTTTAGGAAACACATTCACCGTAATGCGGCCGGTAAGATCCTCCAGCACCAGCTGGGCCCACGGCTCCTTTTTGGCGCGCGACTGTTTTTTCGCCACCGACACTATAATGCCAGAAACCCGCGCCGCCGGCGCGGCGGACCGGGGCAGCTCTTCGCCGTCGGCGGGCGCGCTCTCCCGCAGCTCCGCTATCGTGCCCGGCGCGATCATCCGCAGCTGTTTCTCGTACCGCACCAGCGGATGCCCGGACAGATAAAACCCCAGCACTTCCTTCTCGTTATTAAGAAGTTCGTGCTCGCTCATCGGCTCTATTTCCGCGTCACCCGGCTGCGGCGCCGAGCAGACGGCGTGCTCCTCCGCCCCGAACAGACTGCCCTGGCCCGAGGCCTTTTCCTCGCGCAGCGTTGACGCCGCGCCCATCTCCCGCTCCAGCCCCACGAGCAGCCGCGCGCGGGCGTCTTCCTTGGGCTGGGCCGGAAGCAGGGAATCCATCGCGCCGGCTTTGATGAGCGATTCGAATGTCTTTTTATTCGCGCTCGCGCTGTCCACCCGGATGCACAGATCCTGCAGCGATTTGAACCGCCCGCCGGCCCGCCGCGCCGCGACAATCGCACCGGCCGCTTCGTCACCCACGTTTTTGACGGCATGCAGTCCGAACCGGATGCCGCGTTCGCCTGATTCGGTTTTTTCCACGCTGAAATCATGCAGCGAAAACTGCACGTCAGGACCCAACACCGCAATGCCCATCCGGCGCGCCTCGTCAAGATAGGTGACGATTTTGTTTTCCTTGTCTTCCGCTCCGATCGCGTTATGCCCGATTTCGCTGGTCAGCGCCGCCGTCATGAATTCCACCGGATAGTTCGCCTTGAGGTACGCCGTCTGGTACGCCACCAGCGCATACGCCACCGAATGGGACTTGTTAAAACCGTAGCTGGCGAACTGCTCCATCTGCTCGAAAATCTTCCTGGCGAGCGCGGGCGGCACCTCCTTCTGCCTGCAGCCGTCAAGAAACCGCTCGCGGTCCTTCTGCATGGCTTCAAGGTTCTTTTTGCCCATCGCCTTGCGCAGCCCGTCGGCCTGGCCGGGCGTGAAACCCGCCATGGACTTGGCGATCTCCATCACCTGTTCCTGATAGATAATGGTGCCGTAAGTTTCCTTGAGGATCGGTTCCATCAGCGGATGATCGTATATGATTTTCTTGCGGCCGTGCTTGCGCCCGACAAACGTTTCCAGCATGCCCGCCTGCATCGGGCCGGGCCGGTACAGCGCGACCAGCGCGGATATGTCGCTGAACTGGGTCGGCCGCAGCGATTTGACCAGATCGCGCATGCCGCGGCTTTCCAGCTGGAACACGCCGGTCGTTTCGCCGCTCTGCAAAAGCCCGTACGTTTTTCTGTCATCCAGCGGGATCTTGCTGATATCGAGAACACCGCCAGCGGAATTGACCTTTTCAACCGCCTTGTCAATAACCGTCAGCGTGCGCAAACCCAGAAAATCCATCTTCAGCAGGCCCAGTTTTTCCAGCACCGGGCCTTCGTACTGCGTGGTCACGATTTTCTTGGCGCCCACCGCGAGCGGCGCGTATTTCGTGACCTCTTCGCGGGTAACCACCACCCCGGCCGCATGCACGCCGGTATGGCGCTTGAGGCCCTCGATCTTCTGGGCGAAATCAAGCAACTGGCGCACGCGCGGATCGCGCGCGGCTTCCTGCGCCAGTTCGGGCACGGTTTCTATAGCGCCGGCGACGGTCGCGTCAAGCGAGTTCGGTATCAGTTTGGCCAGCCTGTTCG from Elusimicrobiaceae bacterium encodes:
- a CDS encoding multidrug efflux SMR transporter, encoding MKPLQLSYIYLVIAIICEAIATSALKSAEGFTRLTPSVIVIVGYAISFYLLSMVLKTIPVGITYATWSGLGVLLVSIIGIVAFKQIPDTAAVIGMSLIVGGILVMHVFSKTLHQ
- a CDS encoding PAS domain S-box protein, producing the protein MKKSGLMFIAALFLAGGCAYNRPVEEAPAAPEARLKAMQTEMMRQIDSGGDYTDLKFRYTAYEETLLAGVVMNDRNGNLVDASFRYFDMMGYTSSQLQELSAVELAPDDWYSMKGGQARLARTQEFVTFEKDYETRTGRILPVLITGWVLRGEDGSVIGTGALVRERTEMQKRLP
- the dnaE gene encoding DNA polymerase III subunit alpha, whose protein sequence is IEYVRGKYGANNVANIITFGTIKAKLAIKDVARVLGFLPVEANRLAKLIPNSLDATVAGAIETVPELAQEAARDPRVRQLLDFAQKIEGLKRHTGVHAAGVVVTREEVTKYAPLAVGAKKIVTTQYEGPVLEKLGLLKMDFLGLRTLTVIDKAVEKVNSAGGVLDISKIPLDDRKTYGLLQSGETTGVFQLESRGMRDLVKSLRPTQFSDISALVALYRPGPMQAGMLETFVGRKHGRKKIIYDHPLMEPILKETYGTIIYQEQVMEIAKSMAGFTPGQADGLRKAMGKKNLEAMQKDRERFLDGCRQKEVPPALARKIFEQMEQFASYGFNKSHSVAYALVAYQTAYLKANYPVEFMTAALTSEIGHNAIGAEDKENKIVTYLDEARRMGIAVLGPDVQFSLHDFSVEKTESGERGIRFGLHAVKNVGDEAAGAIVAARRAGGRFKSLQDLCIRVDSASANKKTFESLIKAGAMDSLLPAQPKEDARARLLVGLEREMGAASTLREEKASGQGSLFGAEEHAVCSAPQPGDAEIEPMSEHELLNNEKEVLGFYLSGHPLVRYEKQLRMIAPGTIAELRESAPADGEELPRSAAPAARVSGIIVSVAKKQSRAKKEPWAQLVLEDLTGRITVNVFPKNYPDCAAAIKTDSVVAITGRVSVRPDSDPPEVEIVADEVVPVAQAISRYGRCLKVKLPAVAPEERIRSLAGLFHRHRGDTPVYIVLEYSKEKKTLVQTEFCVALGEKLFEELDKMVTARGWLVESGAPASAPAASYNGRRKAR